One region of Vigna angularis cultivar LongXiaoDou No.4 chromosome 10, ASM1680809v1, whole genome shotgun sequence genomic DNA includes:
- the LOC108335925 gene encoding NAC transcription factor 29 isoform X1, with product MEGRTSSVLPPGFRFHPTDEELIVYYLSNQATSKPCPASIIPEVDIYKFDPWELPEKTDFGENEWYFFTPRERKYPNGVRPNRATVSGYWKATGTDKAIYSGSKHIGVKKALVFYRGKPPKGIKTDWIMHEYRLIGSRRQTNRQIGSMRLDDWVLCRIYKKKNMGKSLEAKEDYPIAQINLIPPNNETQQEVMKFPRTSSLTHLLDMDYLGPISHILSDASYTSTFDFQLNTANGGIDPFIKPQPLEIPNSLYAADSGKYQVKQNCTINPTIFVNHVYDQRG from the exons ATGGAGGGCAGAACAAGCTCTGTGCTCCCACCTGGCTTCAGGTTTCACCCCACTGATGAGGAACTAATCGTGTACTACCTTTCTAACCAAGCCACATCAAAACCATGCCCTGCATCAATAATTCCAGAAGTTGATATCTATAAGTTTGATCCGTGGGAATTACCTG AGAAAACAGACTTTGGAGAGAATGAATGGTACTTCTTTACCCCAAGGGAGAGGAAGTACCCAAATGGGGTGAGGCCTAATAGAGCAACTGTGTCTGGGTACTGGAAGGCCACTGGTACTGATAAAGCAATCTACAGTGGCTCTAAGCATATTGGGGTCAAGAAAGCTTTGGTCTTTTACAGGGGTAAGCCACCAAAGGGTATCAAGACAGATTGGATCATGCATGAGTACAGATTAATAGGATCAAGAAGACAAACCAATAGACAAATTGGATCCATGAGG CTAGATGACTGGGTCTTGTGTAGGatctacaagaagaagaacatggGAAAATCATTGGAGGCAAAAGAGGACTACCCAATAGCACAAATCAATCTCATACCACCAAATAATGAGACTCAACAAGAAGTGATGAAATTTCCAAGGACTAGTTCCCTTACTCATCTTTTGGATATGGATTACTTAGGTCCAATATCACACATACTATCTGATGCATCATACACTTCAACCTTTGATTTTCAACTTAACACTGCCAATGGTGGAATAGACCCCTTCATAAAGCCACAGCCACTTGAAATTCCTAATAGCCTTTATGCAGCAGATTCAGGGAAGTACCAAGTGAAACAGAACTGCACCATCAACCCCACCATATTTGTAAACCATGTCTATGATCAGAGAGGATAa
- the LOC108335925 gene encoding NAC domain-containing protein 2 isoform X2: protein MEGRTSSVLPPGFRFHPTDEELIVYYLSNQATSKPCPASIIPEVDIYKFDPWELPEKTDFGENEWYFFTPRERKYPNGVRPNRATVSGYWKATGTDKAIYSGSKHIGVKKALVFYRGKPPKGIKTDWIMHEYRLIGSRRQTNRQIGSMRDLQEEEHGKIIGGKRGLPNSTNQSHTTK, encoded by the exons ATGGAGGGCAGAACAAGCTCTGTGCTCCCACCTGGCTTCAGGTTTCACCCCACTGATGAGGAACTAATCGTGTACTACCTTTCTAACCAAGCCACATCAAAACCATGCCCTGCATCAATAATTCCAGAAGTTGATATCTATAAGTTTGATCCGTGGGAATTACCTG AGAAAACAGACTTTGGAGAGAATGAATGGTACTTCTTTACCCCAAGGGAGAGGAAGTACCCAAATGGGGTGAGGCCTAATAGAGCAACTGTGTCTGGGTACTGGAAGGCCACTGGTACTGATAAAGCAATCTACAGTGGCTCTAAGCATATTGGGGTCAAGAAAGCTTTGGTCTTTTACAGGGGTAAGCCACCAAAGGGTATCAAGACAGATTGGATCATGCATGAGTACAGATTAATAGGATCAAGAAGACAAACCAATAGACAAATTGGATCCATGAGG GatctacaagaagaagaacatggGAAAATCATTGGAGGCAAAAGAGGACTACCCAATAGCACAAATCAATCTCATACCACCAAATAA
- the LOC108335926 gene encoding 2-hydroxy-palmitic acid dioxygenase mpo1-like gives MMALGRRGLFDLEKHFGFYGAYHRNPVNRAIHVLFVWPIFFSALLILHFFPPFFYLPNFEFSLWRNNVILLWNVAFLVALLYSLFYLALDLKAGSLAALLSALSWMGSSFLATQLRWSLAWKVVLVVQLVCWTQLFIGHGIFEKRAPALLDNIIQAFVMGPFFVLLEVLHTLFGYEPYPGFHSKVQAKIEANINEWQETKQKLY, from the exons ATGATGGCATTGGGAAGGAGAGGATTGTTTGATCTTGAAAAGCATTTTGGGTTCTATGGAGCATACCACAGAAACCCAGTTAACAGAGCAATCCATGTGTTGTTTGTGTGGCCAATTTTCTTCTCAGCCCTTCTCATCCTTCACTTCTTCCCTCCCTTTTTCTATCTTCCAAACTTTGAGTTTTCTCTTTGGAGGAACAATGTCATCTTGCTTTGGAACGTTGCTTTCCTCGTTGCTTTGCTTTACTCTCTTTTCTATCTTGCTTTGGATCTCAAAGCTGGTTCTCTCGCTGCTTTGCTTTCTGCCCTTTCTTGGATGGGAAGTAGCTTTCTTGCAACCCAACTTCGCTGGTCTCTAGCTTGGAAG GTTGTTCTGGTGGTTCAACTAGTATGTTGGACACAGCTTTTTATTGGTCACGGTATATTTGAG AAAAGAGCACCTGCCCTTTTGGATAACATCATTCAGGCCTTTGTAATGGGTCCTTTCTTTGTATTGCTAGAG GTTCTCCACACTTTATTTGGTTATGAGCCATATCCAGGATTTCATTCAAAAGTGCAAGCAAAAATTGAAGCCAACATCAATGAATGGCAAGAAACTAAGCAGAAACTATATTAG
- the LOC108335318 gene encoding photosynthetic NDH subunit of lumenal location 2, chloroplastic → MSSFTHATTLLHAHLKTHHKKPSSTATTTTAATSTPLPHTGPNRRNLISTFLATSTAVVAVHGSTQQALAQNWGTRSFIWEHFFGPGLSPEDAVARIKQTAEGLHDMREPLETLSWRYIMFYIRIKQAYLDQDLRTAFSTLPQNRRKDYVRTANELISNFEEFDRYIRTPKVYESYLYYEKTLKSIDELVAILT, encoded by the exons ATGTCCAGCTTCACTCACGCCACCACACTCCTCCACGCCCACCTCAAAACCCACCACAAAAAGCCCTCCTCCAccgccaccaccaccaccgCCGCCACCTCCACCCCTCTCCCCCACACAGGCCCCAACAGAAGGAACCTCATCTCCACATTCCTCGCCACTTCCACAGCTGTAGTAGCAGTGCATGGCAGCACCCAACAAGCCCTGGCCCAGAACTGGGGCACCCGCTCCTTCATCTGGGAGCACTTCTTCGGGCCCGGGCTTTCCCCGGAAGACGCGGTGGCCCGCATAAAACAAACCGCCGAAGGGCTCCACGACATGAGGGAGCCTCTGGAGACTCTGTCTTGGAGGTATATCATGTTCTACATACGCATCAAACAGGCCTACCTTGACCAGGATTTGAGAACTGCTTTCTCTACCTTACCTCAGAATCGTCGCAAGGACTATGTCAGAACTGCTAATGAGTTGATCTCCAACTTTGAAGAG TTTGATCGGTATATTAGAACGCCAAAGGTGTATGAATCGTACCTATACTACGAGAAGACATTGAAGTCAATAGATGAACTTGTGGCCATACTAACATAG
- the LOC108335317 gene encoding CASP-like protein 7 translates to MKGSSIEVGEAMKGASPRKGVTRGLSIMDFVLRIIAAVATLGAALAMATTNETLPFATQFIKFRAQFDDLPSLVFFVMGNSVVCGYLVLSLVLSIFHIVRSTAVKSRILLVAFDTVMLGLITAAASAATSIVYIAHNGNTGANWFAICQQYNNFCERISGSLIGSYIAVALFTILIILSVVAISRN, encoded by the exons ATGAAGGGAAGTTCAATTGAAGTTGGAGAAGCCATGAAGGGTGCATCCCCAAGAAAAGGGGTGACAAGAGGGTTATCTATAATGGACTTTGTTTTGAGAATTATTGCAGCTGTTGCAACCCTAGGTGCTGCATTGGCCATGGCAACTACCAATGAGACCCTTCCATTTGCCACTCAATTCATCAAATTCAGAGCTCAATTTGATGACCTTCCCTCACTTGT GTTTTTTGTGATGGGCAACTCTGTTGTTTGTGGCTATCTTGTGCTTTCACTTGTTCTATCTATCTTCCACATAGTGAGGAGCACTGCAGTGAAAAGTAGGATTCTCCTTGTTGCTTTTGACACG GTAATGTTGGGTCTGATCACAGCCGCAGCCTCTGCAGCAACATCGATAGTGTACATAGCACACAATGGAAACACAGGTGCCAATTGGTTTGCAATCTGCCAACAATACAACAACTTCTGCGAACGCATTTCGGGTTCTCTCATTGGCTCTTACATTGCTGTTGCTCTCTTCACAATACTAATCATCCTATCAGTTGTTGCAATCTCTCGAAACTGA